The Triticum aestivum cultivar Chinese Spring chromosome 3A, IWGSC CS RefSeq v2.1, whole genome shotgun sequence genome includes a region encoding these proteins:
- the LOC123060042 gene encoding uncharacterized protein isoform X1, whose product MAPPAVPVRPSALAGSPRSGHPDWVLLSKTGRISDDRHETTAGCRTAEGQAVEVSFCLADPPAVSHFSVHCPGLEGDDYSDTPPLLICAEGAFVLFSVTLNVPEWGSVHHFVYSARGPSGNRPSLHLLPEPDPEVPAFQSQQFGILPCGGGHFAVAFLDRNWIDHRDCWEYRAYVFSSTTRAWSRTKPSMPRLSEYDKELLDRHYSCKQITVGESSLGWVDLLCGIVLLCNLFDKRPVIKYIPLPASRVPLADEDGVADIAAEHLCDVSSCGDLIKFVQIDFDEPDYGSSGIAWKATTWNRKLSWDDWRNRRTVDVAEISVDTSYSALLPELLDDENKQLELKNLIFINPTLSIQDDHLLYIRAMVKAQDDTTWIVALDMKHASLSALVPVSTQPFCGVTMRLPQVLPRQHASSRGRRGQTSGQATIQYK is encoded by the exons ATGGCGCCCCCCGCCGTTCCCGTCCGGCCCTCCGCCCTGGCGGGCTCGCCGCGCTCCGGCCACCCCGACTGGGTCTTACTCAGCAAGACGGGACGCATCTCCGACGACCGGCACGAAACCACCGCCGGGTGCCGCACGGCGGAGGGCCAGGCCGTCGAGGTGTCCTTCTGCCTCGCCGACCCGCCGGCCGTCTCCCACTTCTCCGTCCACTGCCCCGGCCTCGAGGGCGACGACTACTCCGACACCCCGCCCTTGCTCATCTGCGCCGAGGGGGCCTTCGTGCTCTTCTCCGTCACCCTCAACGTCCCCGAGTGGGGCTCCGTccaccacttcgtctactccgccCGCGGCCCGTCCGGCAACCGCCCGTCGCTGCACCTGCTCCCGGAGCCGGACCCTGAGGTGCCAGCCTTCCAGTCCCAGCAGTTCGGCATCCTGCCCTGCGGCGGCGGCCACTTCGCCGTGGCTTTCCTCGATCGCAACTGGATTGACCATCGTGACTGCTGGGAGTATCGCGCCTACGTCTTCTCCTCCACCACGCGGGCATGGAGCAGAACCAAGCCGTCCATGCCGCGCTTGTCCGAGTATGACAAAGAGTTGCTCGATAGGCATTACAGCTGCAAGCAGATCACTGTCGGAGAAAGCTCGCTGGGCTGGGTTGATCTCTTGTGTGGCATTGTCCTCCTCTGCAACCTCTTCGACAAGCGTCCCGTCATCAAGTACATCCCGTTGCCCGCGTCCAGGGTTCCCCTCGCCGACGAGGACGGTGTCGCGGACATCGCCGCGGAACATCTATGCGATGTCTCATCCTGCGGCGATCTCATCAAGTTTGTCCAGATAGATTTCGATGAACCTGACTACGGAAGCAGTGGCATCGCTTGGAAAGCCACCACATGGAACAGGAAGCTCTCTTGGGATGATTGGCGCAACCGCCGCACGGTTGATGTTGCTGAAATCTCGGTCGACACGAGTTATTCTGCTTTGTTGCCTGAGCTGCTGGATGATGAGAACAAACAACTGGAGCTGAAGAATCTTATTTTCATTAACCCCACCCTGAGCATCCAAGATGACCATCTTCTCTACATAAGGGCCATGGTAAAGGCTCAAGATGACACGACATGGATTGTCGCACTTGACATGAAACATGCCTCTCTCAGTGCGCTAGTCCCAGTGTCCACCCAACCCTTCTGTGGTGTTACCATGCGCCTTCCCCAAGTACTACCTCGACAACATGCCAGCAG CAGAGGCAGACGTGGTCAAACCAGTGGTCAGGCAACTATACAGTACAAATAA
- the LOC123060042 gene encoding uncharacterized protein isoform X2, protein MAPPAVPVRPSALAGSPRSGHPDWVLLSKTGRISDDRHETTAGCRTAEGQAVEVSFCLADPPAVSHFSVHCPGLEGDDYSDTPPLLICAEGAFVLFSVTLNVPEWGSVHHFVYSARGPSGNRPSLHLLPEPDPEVPAFQSQQFGILPCGGGHFAVAFLDRNWIDHRDCWEYRAYVFSSTTRAWSRTKPSMPRLSEYDKELLDRHYSCKQITVGESSLGWVDLLCGIVLLCNLFDKRPVIKYIPLPASRVPLADEDGVADIAAEHLCDVSSCGDLIKFVQIDFDEPDYGSSGIAWKATTWNRKLSWDDWRNRRTVDVAEISVDTSYSALLPELLDDENKQLELKNLIFINPTLSIQDDHLLYIRAMVKAQDDTTWIVALDMKHASLSALVPVSTQPFCGVTMRLPQVLPRQHASRGRRGQTSGQATIQYK, encoded by the exons ATGGCGCCCCCCGCCGTTCCCGTCCGGCCCTCCGCCCTGGCGGGCTCGCCGCGCTCCGGCCACCCCGACTGGGTCTTACTCAGCAAGACGGGACGCATCTCCGACGACCGGCACGAAACCACCGCCGGGTGCCGCACGGCGGAGGGCCAGGCCGTCGAGGTGTCCTTCTGCCTCGCCGACCCGCCGGCCGTCTCCCACTTCTCCGTCCACTGCCCCGGCCTCGAGGGCGACGACTACTCCGACACCCCGCCCTTGCTCATCTGCGCCGAGGGGGCCTTCGTGCTCTTCTCCGTCACCCTCAACGTCCCCGAGTGGGGCTCCGTccaccacttcgtctactccgccCGCGGCCCGTCCGGCAACCGCCCGTCGCTGCACCTGCTCCCGGAGCCGGACCCTGAGGTGCCAGCCTTCCAGTCCCAGCAGTTCGGCATCCTGCCCTGCGGCGGCGGCCACTTCGCCGTGGCTTTCCTCGATCGCAACTGGATTGACCATCGTGACTGCTGGGAGTATCGCGCCTACGTCTTCTCCTCCACCACGCGGGCATGGAGCAGAACCAAGCCGTCCATGCCGCGCTTGTCCGAGTATGACAAAGAGTTGCTCGATAGGCATTACAGCTGCAAGCAGATCACTGTCGGAGAAAGCTCGCTGGGCTGGGTTGATCTCTTGTGTGGCATTGTCCTCCTCTGCAACCTCTTCGACAAGCGTCCCGTCATCAAGTACATCCCGTTGCCCGCGTCCAGGGTTCCCCTCGCCGACGAGGACGGTGTCGCGGACATCGCCGCGGAACATCTATGCGATGTCTCATCCTGCGGCGATCTCATCAAGTTTGTCCAGATAGATTTCGATGAACCTGACTACGGAAGCAGTGGCATCGCTTGGAAAGCCACCACATGGAACAGGAAGCTCTCTTGGGATGATTGGCGCAACCGCCGCACGGTTGATGTTGCTGAAATCTCGGTCGACACGAGTTATTCTGCTTTGTTGCCTGAGCTGCTGGATGATGAGAACAAACAACTGGAGCTGAAGAATCTTATTTTCATTAACCCCACCCTGAGCATCCAAGATGACCATCTTCTCTACATAAGGGCCATGGTAAAGGCTCAAGATGACACGACATGGATTGTCGCACTTGACATGAAACATGCCTCTCTCAGTGCGCTAGTCCCAGTGTCCACCCAACCCTTCTGTGGTGTTACCATGCGCCTTCCCCAAGTACTACCTCGACAACATGCCAGCAG AGGCAGACGTGGTCAAACCAGTGGTCAGGCAACTATACAGTACAAATAA